A stretch of Microbulbifer sp. SAOS-129_SWC DNA encodes these proteins:
- a CDS encoding thiamine pyrophosphate-dependent dehydrogenase E1 component subunit alpha, which yields MSTETNSLLEPKSTEQLLDAEKFLQAYRAMRTIRSFEDRISEQFMKGNIPGFLHLYSGQEAVAAGICLLLDDNDYVISTHRGHGHCIAKGADVGAMMKEIMAKQGGLCDGKGGSMHIADFDKGMLGANAIVGGGPPIIVGAALSAKTLGTDRVGVAFGGDGSSNQGTTFEAMNLAVVLKLPAIFLFENNGYGEGTHASYAVGSRDIASRAQGFGMPAYQVDGTDLFAVYETCRKAVEHCRAGKGPVTIEANVPRFKGHFEGDPQAYRGEQEVEKLMKDQDCLAIARARALKEKIVKAKDLDRVDQEVAELIEQATEAALAAPAPDDSELLKNVYSSAY from the coding sequence ATGTCTACTGAAACGAACTCGCTCCTGGAGCCAAAATCCACCGAGCAGTTGCTCGATGCAGAGAAATTTCTGCAAGCCTATCGCGCCATGCGCACGATCCGGTCTTTTGAAGACAGAATCAGCGAACAGTTTATGAAGGGGAATATCCCCGGGTTCCTGCATCTGTACTCGGGCCAGGAAGCGGTTGCGGCGGGGATCTGCCTCCTGCTTGATGATAATGACTACGTGATCAGTACCCACCGCGGACACGGCCATTGCATCGCAAAAGGTGCGGACGTGGGGGCCATGATGAAGGAAATCATGGCCAAGCAGGGCGGTCTCTGCGATGGCAAGGGCGGCTCGATGCACATCGCTGATTTTGACAAAGGTATGCTCGGCGCCAATGCCATCGTCGGAGGTGGCCCACCGATTATTGTCGGTGCGGCACTTTCTGCAAAAACGCTTGGTACCGATCGGGTTGGTGTGGCGTTCGGGGGGGATGGCTCTTCGAACCAGGGAACCACTTTCGAGGCGATGAACCTGGCTGTCGTCTTGAAGTTGCCGGCAATTTTCCTGTTTGAAAACAATGGCTATGGCGAAGGTACTCACGCGAGCTATGCGGTGGGCTCCAGGGATATTGCCAGCCGTGCCCAGGGATTCGGCATGCCGGCCTATCAAGTCGATGGGACCGACCTGTTTGCCGTATATGAAACGTGCCGAAAAGCAGTGGAACACTGTCGTGCCGGCAAGGGCCCGGTCACTATCGAGGCCAATGTGCCGCGCTTCAAGGGGCATTTCGAGGGCGACCCGCAGGCCTATCGCGGAGAGCAGGAAGTCGAGAAGCTGATGAAAGATCAGGACTGTCTCGCCATCGCCCGGGCGCGCGCCCTCAAGGAAAAAATCGTCAAAGCCAAGGATCTCGACCGTGTCGACCAGGAGGTGGCCGAGCTTATCGAGCAAGCGACGGAAGCGGCGCTTGCGGCGCCGGCACCCGATGATTCTGAACTGCTGAAGAATGTATACAGCTCCGCATACTAA